From one Paeniglutamicibacter psychrophenolicus genomic stretch:
- the pafA gene encoding Pup--protein ligase — MDRRIFGIETEYGINYSDPEGRPLTPEESARYLFRRVVAWGRSSNVFLTNGSRLYLDVGSHPEYATAECDELTQLIAHDRAGEAILNDLVQSAEERMAADGYNGRLYLFKNNTDTAGNSYGCHENFLIPRKLEFARLAEILIPFLVTRQLIAGAGKIVNIEGEPLYAFSQRADHVWEGVSSATTRSRPIINTRDEPHADAEYFRRLHVIVGDSNMSETTQLVKLGATDLMLRIIESGKIMEDLRLENPIRSIREISHDFNGTTIVRLANGTELSALALQRRFLALATDFVEREGAHHDQVPAVLDLWTRTLDAVESGNFSGIDTEIDWAIKHKLINSYANRHNLDMGAQRLAQLDLTYHDIDTKRGLFHLLAARGRAATVVDPTDIAFAVDNPPQSTRAKLRGDFVRAAKNAERDFTVDWVHLKLNDHPGQTVLCKDPFVNKDPRVQEMITSMGGAPQAASGRLQ; from the coding sequence ATGGACCGCAGAATCTTCGGCATCGAAACCGAATACGGGATCAACTACTCGGATCCCGAGGGGCGCCCGCTCACGCCGGAGGAATCGGCCCGCTACCTCTTCCGCCGGGTGGTGGCCTGGGGGCGCAGCTCCAACGTGTTCCTCACCAACGGCTCCCGGCTCTACCTGGATGTCGGCTCGCACCCCGAATACGCCACGGCCGAGTGCGACGAGCTGACCCAGCTGATCGCCCACGACCGGGCCGGGGAAGCGATCCTGAACGACCTGGTGCAAAGCGCCGAGGAACGCATGGCCGCCGACGGCTACAACGGCCGGCTCTACCTGTTCAAGAACAACACCGACACCGCCGGGAACTCCTACGGCTGCCACGAGAACTTCCTGATCCCGCGCAAGCTGGAGTTCGCCCGGCTCGCCGAGATCCTGATCCCGTTCCTGGTCACCCGCCAGTTGATTGCCGGGGCCGGAAAGATCGTGAACATCGAGGGCGAGCCGCTCTATGCGTTCTCGCAGCGCGCCGACCACGTCTGGGAGGGCGTCTCCTCGGCGACCACCCGCTCCCGTCCGATCATCAACACCCGCGACGAGCCGCACGCGGATGCCGAATACTTCCGCCGCCTGCACGTCATCGTGGGGGACTCGAACATGTCCGAGACCACCCAGTTGGTCAAGCTCGGGGCCACCGACCTGATGCTGCGGATCATCGAGTCGGGCAAGATCATGGAGGACCTGCGGCTGGAAAACCCGATCCGTTCCATCCGCGAGATCTCCCACGACTTCAACGGCACCACCATTGTCAGGCTCGCCAACGGCACCGAGCTTTCCGCCCTGGCCCTGCAACGCCGCTTCCTGGCCCTGGCCACCGACTTCGTGGAGCGCGAAGGGGCGCACCACGACCAGGTGCCGGCGGTGCTGGATCTGTGGACCCGGACCCTGGACGCCGTGGAATCGGGCAACTTCTCGGGCATCGACACGGAAATCGACTGGGCGATCAAGCACAAGCTGATCAATTCCTACGCCAACCGGCACAACCTGGACATGGGCGCACAGCGCCTGGCCCAGCTGGACCTGACCTACCACGACATCGACACCAAACGCGGGCTCTTCCACCTGCTGGCCGCCCGCGGGCGCGCTGCCACCGTGGTGGATCCCACGGACATCGCCTTCGCGGTGGACAATCCGCCGCAAAGCACCCGGGCGAAATTGCGCGGGGACTTCGTGCGCGCCGCCAAGAACGCGGAGCGGGACTTCACCGTGGACTGGGTGCACTTGAAGCTCAATGACCACCCCGGCCAAACGGTGCTGTGCAAGGATCCCTTCGTCAACAAGGACCCGCGGGTCCAGGAGATGATCACCTCGATGGGCGGGGCGCCGCAGGCGGCTTCCGGCCGCCTGCAATAA
- a CDS encoding FKBP-type peptidyl-prolyl cis-trans isomerase, whose product MSFGQREYDRTKPEIDFPGTDAPTELKIEDIVVGDGAEVVPGSNISAHYVGVAWSTGEEFDASWNRGTPLDFRAGVGQVIQGWDQGLIGMKVGGRRRLEIPSEMAYGSRGAGGAIGPDEALIFVVDLVAVR is encoded by the coding sequence ATGTCTTTTGGACAGCGTGAATACGACCGCACCAAGCCCGAGATCGATTTCCCCGGAACCGATGCCCCGACCGAGCTGAAGATCGAGGACATCGTCGTCGGCGACGGCGCCGAGGTCGTCCCGGGCTCCAACATCTCGGCCCACTACGTCGGCGTGGCCTGGTCCACCGGCGAGGAATTCGACGCCTCCTGGAACCGCGGCACCCCGCTGGACTTCCGTGCCGGAGTCGGCCAGGTCATCCAGGGCTGGGACCAGGGCCTGATCGGGATGAAGGTCGGCGGTCGCCGCCGCCTGGAAATCCCCTCGGAAATGGCCTACGGTTCCCGTGGCGCCGGCGGAGCCATCGGCCCGGACGAAGCCCTGATCTTCGTCGTGGACCTGGTGGCAGTGCGCTAG
- the prcB gene encoding proteasome subunit beta has product MTELGPGPSFLEYLNRDRPDLLPGTRAALPADAGAQVPHGTTIVALAYADGIVMAGDRRATMGNVIASRRIEKVFETDTYSVIGIAGAAGLAIDIAKLFTVELEHYEKIEGTRLSLDGKANRLASMIRSNMPMALQGMSVVPLFAGFDTFSGSGRIFSFDITGGLYEEVEHHSIGSGSPYARGALKKLWQPGLGATAAVQVAVEALYDAADDDSATGGPDTVRGLWPVVYTVDSSGAHRVEDAILADMAADIIATRTASGRES; this is encoded by the coding sequence GTGACCGAGCTCGGTCCCGGCCCCTCCTTCCTGGAGTACCTGAACCGGGACCGCCCCGACCTGTTGCCAGGCACCCGCGCCGCGCTGCCGGCGGATGCCGGCGCCCAGGTTCCGCACGGAACCACCATCGTCGCCCTGGCCTACGCCGACGGCATCGTGATGGCCGGGGACCGCCGCGCGACCATGGGCAACGTGATCGCCAGCCGCCGGATCGAGAAGGTCTTCGAGACCGACACCTACTCGGTCATCGGGATCGCCGGCGCGGCGGGCCTGGCCATCGACATCGCCAAGCTCTTCACCGTGGAGTTGGAGCACTACGAGAAGATCGAGGGCACCCGCCTGTCCCTGGACGGCAAGGCCAACCGGCTGGCCTCGATGATCCGATCCAACATGCCCATGGCCCTGCAGGGCATGAGCGTCGTCCCGCTATTTGCCGGCTTCGACACGTTCTCCGGCAGCGGACGGATCTTCTCCTTCGACATCACCGGCGGGCTCTACGAGGAGGTCGAGCACCATTCGATCGGCTCCGGCTCCCCGTACGCCCGCGGCGCGCTGAAGAAGCTCTGGCAGCCCGGCCTCGGCGCCACCGCCGCGGTGCAGGTCGCCGTGGAGGCGCTCTACGACGCCGCCGACGACGACTCGGCCACCGGGGGACCGGACACCGTGCGCGGCCTGTGGCCGGTGGTCTACACCGTTGATTCCAGCGGGGCCCACCGGGTCGAGGACGCCATCCTCGCGGACATGGCCGCGGACATCATTGCCACACGCACCGCCAGCGGGAGGGAGTCCTAG
- a CDS encoding ubiquitin-like protein Pup — MTQEHHSAQRREETQAQEQETTAAAGQDAGVDDLLDEIDGVLEQNAEEFVRGFIQKGGQ; from the coding sequence ATGACACAGGAACACCACTCGGCTCAACGCCGCGAGGAAACCCAGGCGCAGGAGCAGGAAACCACTGCCGCCGCCGGCCAGGACGCCGGGGTTGATGACCTGCTCGACGAGATCGACGGGGTGCTGGAGCAAAACGCGGAGGAATTCGTGCGCGGCTTCATCCAGAAGGGCGGGCAGTGA
- the prcA gene encoding proteasome subunit alpha encodes MSAQYYVSPEQLMKDRADFARKGIARGRAVITASCADGIALIAENPSGSLHKIGEIYDRIAFAAVGKYNEFESLRQAGVRYADTRGYSYSRYDVTGRGLASVYAQSLGAVFTAEAKPFEVELAVLELGATPPQDTLFSLNFDGSIAEQPGFIIMGGDTPALREAWNAYWSGKDLAAAGIDEVIRAAALVLPGVGESAGDAHLLEVAMLERSTSTGSHRHFRRLDDPTIARILGAGK; translated from the coding sequence ATGAGCGCACAATATTACGTATCGCCCGAACAACTCATGAAGGACCGGGCGGACTTCGCCCGGAAGGGCATCGCCCGCGGACGGGCCGTTATCACGGCCTCCTGCGCCGACGGGATCGCGCTGATCGCGGAGAACCCCTCGGGTTCGCTGCACAAGATCGGGGAGATCTACGACCGCATCGCCTTCGCGGCGGTGGGCAAGTACAACGAGTTCGAGTCCCTGCGCCAGGCCGGGGTGCGCTACGCCGACACCCGCGGCTACTCCTATTCCCGCTACGACGTGACGGGCCGCGGCCTGGCCAGCGTCTACGCCCAGTCCCTGGGCGCGGTGTTCACTGCCGAGGCAAAGCCCTTCGAGGTGGAGCTCGCGGTGCTGGAACTCGGGGCGACCCCGCCGCAGGACACGCTGTTCTCGCTGAACTTCGACGGGTCGATCGCCGAGCAACCCGGCTTCATCATCATGGGCGGGGACACCCCCGCGCTGCGCGAGGCCTGGAACGCGTACTGGTCCGGCAAGGACCTGGCGGCCGCCGGCATCGACGAGGTCATCCGCGCCGCTGCCCTGGTGTTGCCGGGCGTGGGGGAGAGCGCCGGGGACGCGCATCTCCTGGAGGTCGCCATGCTCGAACGGAGCACCTCCACCGGTTCGCACCGTCATTTCCGCCGCCTCGACGACCCGACCATTGCCCGGATACTGGGAGCAGGGAAGTAG
- a CDS encoding tRNA (adenine-N1)-methyltransferase, whose product MSEKPATPHGAENRRGPFRPGDRVQLTDQKRRIHTITLTKGGEFHTHKGVLFHDQLIGAPEGSIVENTNEVRYQALRPLLKDFVLSMPRGATVVYPKDAAQIIQMGDIYPGARVVEAGVGSGALSMSLLRAVGDAGYLHSFERREEFAEIARGNVDTVFGGPHPAWQISIGDFQEKVLETEEPGSVDRVVLDMLSPWECVDAVSTVLAPGGVWVNYVATVTQMSRTVEAIRATGLYTEPESFETMVRGWHVEGLAVRPDHRMVAHTAFLITCRRLADGAVGIPGAKRVKEHTYSAEDLETWTRSQNPEAWHHEALGERGVSDRKLRRAAKDAKSMIQRGSLPAGTEPESTADTEPETGTEGN is encoded by the coding sequence ATGAGCGAAAAGCCAGCAACACCCCACGGGGCCGAGAACCGCCGCGGCCCCTTCCGCCCCGGCGACCGGGTCCAGCTCACCGACCAGAAGCGCCGGATCCACACCATCACCCTGACCAAGGGCGGGGAGTTCCACACGCACAAGGGCGTGCTCTTCCATGACCAGCTGATTGGCGCCCCCGAGGGCTCCATCGTGGAGAACACCAACGAGGTCCGCTACCAGGCGCTGCGCCCGCTGCTGAAGGACTTCGTGCTGTCGATGCCGCGCGGCGCCACCGTGGTCTACCCCAAGGATGCCGCACAGATCATCCAGATGGGTGACATCTACCCCGGCGCCCGCGTCGTGGAAGCCGGCGTCGGCTCCGGCGCCCTGTCCATGTCGCTGCTGCGCGCCGTGGGGGATGCCGGCTACCTGCACTCCTTCGAGCGCCGCGAGGAATTCGCCGAAATCGCCCGCGGGAACGTGGACACCGTCTTCGGCGGCCCGCACCCGGCCTGGCAGATCTCCATCGGCGACTTCCAGGAAAAGGTCCTGGAAACCGAGGAACCCGGCTCCGTGGACCGCGTGGTCCTGGACATGCTCTCCCCGTGGGAGTGCGTGGACGCGGTGTCCACCGTGCTGGCACCGGGCGGCGTGTGGGTCAACTACGTGGCCACCGTGACCCAGATGTCCCGCACCGTCGAGGCCATCCGCGCCACCGGGCTGTACACCGAGCCCGAGTCGTTCGAGACCATGGTCCGCGGCTGGCACGTCGAGGGCCTGGCCGTGCGCCCGGACCACCGCATGGTTGCGCACACCGCGTTCCTGATCACCTGCCGCCGGCTGGCCGACGGCGCCGTGGGCATCCCCGGCGCCAAGCGCGTGAAGGAGCACACCTACTCCGCCGAGGACCTGGAAACCTGGACCCGCTCGCAGAACCCGGAGGCCTGGCACCACGAGGCCCTGGGGGAGCGCGGGGTCTCGGACCGCAAGCTGCGCCGCGCCGCCAAGGACGCCAAATCGATGATCCAGCGCGGTTCGCTGCCCGCGGGCACCGAACCTGAATCCACCGCGGACACCGAGCCGGAAACCGGCACCGAGGGCAACTAG
- the dop gene encoding depupylase/deamidase Dop — MGLETEYGVLAPSMPGANATMLSAQVINSYAATVREARGRIAGTRWDYADESPLNDARGFTQPRAQADPSQLTDVEPELDAEQVALAGGDVTIGDTLYEAGPYDHEVLMNMVLGNGARLYVDHAHPEYSSPETTNPFDAVLWDQAGDHVALAAVRRIETLAGVPDVHLYKNNTDNKSVSYGAHENYLMPRSVPFDDIAAGLIPFFATRQVICASGRVGRGMLGSYPGFQVSARADFFEAQIGLETTIRRPIINTRDEPHAHWEKYRRLHVIIGDANLGQVSTLLRTGTTALVLSMIEAGTAPAIELRDPVAALQAISHDPTLTAKVELVDGRKLTALEIQWIYAEAAARHSGATDATDEATVEIQRRWEETLHLLESDIFAASSTVDWVAKYKLMSAYAQRHCVDFTDPRIAAMDLQWADIRPEKGLYHRLAARGLMETLYSPAQIAHAATNPPEDTRAYFRGRVLSQYPEHVVAASWDSVSFTVPGGRKLERIATLEPLRGTKALVGGLLDQQLSIHEFIATLRS; from the coding sequence ATGGGGCTGGAGACCGAATACGGGGTGCTGGCCCCCTCGATGCCCGGGGCGAACGCCACGATGCTTTCGGCCCAGGTCATCAACTCCTATGCCGCCACGGTCCGCGAGGCCCGCGGAAGGATCGCCGGAACCCGCTGGGACTACGCGGACGAATCCCCGCTGAACGACGCGCGCGGCTTCACCCAGCCTCGCGCCCAGGCCGACCCGTCCCAGCTCACCGACGTCGAGCCGGAACTGGACGCCGAGCAGGTCGCCCTGGCCGGCGGGGACGTCACCATCGGGGACACCCTCTACGAGGCCGGGCCCTACGACCACGAGGTGCTGATGAACATGGTGCTGGGCAACGGCGCCCGGCTCTACGTCGACCACGCCCACCCGGAGTACTCCTCCCCGGAAACCACCAACCCGTTCGACGCTGTGCTCTGGGACCAGGCCGGGGACCACGTGGCGCTGGCCGCGGTGCGCCGCATCGAGACCCTCGCCGGGGTGCCGGATGTGCACCTGTACAAGAACAACACCGACAACAAGTCGGTCTCCTACGGGGCGCACGAGAACTACCTGATGCCCCGCTCGGTGCCCTTCGACGACATCGCCGCCGGGCTGATCCCGTTCTTCGCCACCCGCCAGGTCATCTGCGCCTCCGGCCGGGTGGGCCGCGGCATGCTCGGTTCCTACCCCGGGTTCCAGGTCTCGGCGCGAGCCGACTTCTTCGAGGCGCAGATCGGCCTGGAAACCACCATCCGCCGCCCGATCATCAACACCCGGGACGAGCCGCACGCGCACTGGGAGAAATACCGCCGGCTGCACGTGATCATCGGGGATGCGAACCTCGGGCAGGTTTCCACGCTGCTGCGCACCGGCACCACGGCACTGGTGCTTTCGATGATCGAGGCCGGCACCGCCCCGGCGATCGAACTGCGCGATCCGGTTGCCGCACTGCAGGCGATCAGCCACGACCCGACGCTCACGGCCAAGGTCGAGCTGGTGGACGGGCGCAAGCTCACCGCGCTTGAAATCCAGTGGATCTACGCCGAGGCCGCGGCCCGGCACAGCGGCGCCACCGATGCGACCGATGAGGCCACCGTGGAAATCCAGCGGCGCTGGGAGGAAACCCTGCACCTGCTGGAATCCGACATCTTCGCAGCCTCCTCCACCGTGGACTGGGTGGCGAAGTACAAGCTGATGAGCGCCTATGCGCAGCGCCACTGTGTGGACTTCACCGACCCGCGCATCGCGGCGATGGACCTGCAATGGGCGGATATCCGCCCGGAAAAGGGCCTGTACCACCGGCTTGCCGCGCGCGGTCTGATGGAAACCCTGTACTCCCCGGCGCAGATCGCGCACGCCGCGACCAACCCGCCGGAGGACACCCGGGCATACTTCCGCGGGCGGGTGCTCAGCCAGTATCCGGAGCACGTGGTGGCGGCCAGCTGGGACTCGGTGTCCTTCACGGTTCCCGGGGGCCGGAAGCTGGAGCGCATCGCGACCCTGGAGCCGTTGCGCGGCACCAAGGCCCTGGTCGGGGGATTGCTGGACCAGCAGTTGTCGATCCACGAGTTCATTGCCACGCTGCGGAGCTAA
- the arc gene encoding proteasome ATPase, which translates to MMGEDTDRARLEGQVTAAERQLNIVRDKNRQLDRQLATAGANNSRLVAMLERTREEILNLKSGLEKDGDTPFSHGTITDLHPRTHPVPGVAISSTGVQSADIVQGGRKLRVGISPLLDFTKLAIGQEVLLNESLVIVAGLGYEKSGELVTVKEVLEDHRVVAMGRADDQRVIRLAAPLVKDNVRVGDVLTLDTRTGLGLEKVHLSDMQSLVLEEVPNISYADIGGLSDQIEAIRDAVELPFLHPDLYREHGLTAPKGILLYGPPGCGKTLIAKAVAHSLSERTNERNGDTGTAKSYFLNIKGPELLDKYVGETERHIRLIFARAREKAAGGNPVVVFFDEMDSLFRTRGTGVSSDVETTIVPQLLAEIDGVERLDNVIVIGASNREDMIDPAILRPGRLDVKIKIRRPDAQGAAEIFAKYLTADLPLHPFDLAEHGSDPAATVRAMIQATVDAMYSTGEQNQFLEVTYANTETEILYFKDFSSGAVIRNVVDRAKKSAIKALLTGQERGLRMEHLLAAVVEEFHEHEDMPNTTNPDDWARISGRKGERITFIRTIVADKNGRGKTLPAPGADETGQYL; encoded by the coding sequence ATGATGGGCGAAGATACGGATCGCGCACGGCTCGAGGGCCAGGTCACGGCGGCCGAGCGGCAGCTGAACATCGTGCGGGACAAGAACCGCCAACTCGACCGGCAGCTGGCCACGGCCGGGGCCAACAACTCCCGCCTGGTCGCCATGCTCGAGCGCACCCGCGAGGAAATCCTGAACCTGAAGTCCGGGCTCGAAAAGGACGGGGACACCCCCTTCAGCCATGGCACCATCACCGACCTGCACCCCCGCACCCACCCGGTGCCAGGGGTCGCGATCTCCTCGACCGGCGTGCAGTCGGCCGACATCGTCCAGGGCGGACGCAAGCTGCGCGTGGGCATCTCCCCGTTGCTTGACTTCACCAAGCTGGCCATCGGCCAGGAGGTGCTGCTGAACGAATCCCTGGTCATCGTCGCCGGGCTCGGCTACGAAAAATCCGGGGAACTGGTCACCGTCAAGGAGGTCCTGGAGGACCACCGCGTGGTGGCCATGGGACGGGCCGACGACCAGCGCGTCATCCGCCTGGCCGCACCGCTGGTCAAGGACAACGTGCGCGTGGGCGATGTGCTGACCCTGGACACCCGCACCGGGCTGGGCCTGGAAAAGGTGCACCTGTCCGACATGCAGTCCCTGGTGCTCGAGGAGGTCCCGAACATCTCCTACGCCGACATCGGCGGGCTGAGCGACCAGATCGAGGCCATCCGGGACGCCGTGGAACTGCCCTTCCTGCACCCGGACCTCTACCGCGAGCACGGGCTCACCGCCCCCAAGGGCATCCTGCTCTACGGACCCCCGGGCTGCGGCAAGACGCTGATCGCCAAGGCAGTTGCGCACTCGCTGTCCGAGCGCACCAACGAACGCAACGGCGACACCGGCACGGCCAAGAGCTACTTCCTGAACATCAAGGGCCCCGAGCTTTTGGACAAGTATGTCGGGGAGACCGAGCGCCACATCCGGCTGATCTTCGCCCGCGCCCGGGAGAAGGCCGCCGGCGGCAACCCCGTGGTGGTGTTCTTCGACGAGATGGACTCGCTGTTCCGCACCCGCGGCACCGGGGTGTCCTCGGACGTGGAAACCACCATCGTCCCGCAGCTGCTGGCCGAGATCGACGGCGTCGAGCGGCTGGACAACGTCATCGTCATCGGCGCCTCCAACCGCGAGGACATGATCGACCCGGCCATCCTGCGCCCGGGCCGGCTGGACGTGAAGATCAAGATCCGCCGCCCCGATGCCCAGGGCGCCGCGGAGATCTTCGCCAAGTACCTCACCGCGGATCTGCCGCTGCACCCGTTCGACCTGGCCGAGCACGGCAGCGACCCGGCGGCCACGGTGCGCGCCATGATCCAGGCGACCGTCGATGCCATGTACTCCACCGGGGAACAAAACCAGTTCCTGGAGGTCACCTACGCCAACACCGAGACCGAGATCCTGTACTTCAAGGACTTCTCCTCCGGGGCGGTGATCCGCAACGTCGTGGACCGCGCCAAGAAGTCCGCCATCAAGGCGCTGCTGACCGGCCAGGAACGCGGGCTGCGCATGGAGCACCTGCTGGCCGCGGTCGTGGAGGAATTCCACGAGCACGAGGACATGCCCAACACCACCAACCCCGACGACTGGGCGCGGATCTCCGGGCGCAAGGGCGAACGCATCACCTTCATCCGCACCATCGTCGCGGACAAGAACGGGCGCGGCAAGACCCTGCCGGCCCCCGGGGCCGACGAGACCGGGCAGTACCTGTGA
- a CDS encoding site-2 protease family protein, with amino-acid sequence MSEPDTKRAGIPLGSIFGVPVSLAWSWFVITGVVVLLFGPSVAGTIPGLGAMAYLVAFAYAVLLAVSVLIHELAHALVAKSFGWPGARITLNLWGGHTQFSSFDATPGRSLAVAMAGPAANFVLAGLGYWLLLWVQPTGVLYLLWFILVWANLLVAIFNVLPGLPLDGGRLVESAVWRYTGSQDRGTIAAGWAGRVLVILVVGYVVIDPLTRNRPLDLQVLIVAVLVGGFMWVGASQGITHAKLRLRLPLVKVRALMEPATAIRQDSTLAQVAARLASRGGRVILVDEAGNPVAVIDEETLGSIDPSLLAGSPALSAARALGSGAVVDANADGRALIGYLATLQGSEYAVIDESHRVIGLLSQARIVAAITGKPH; translated from the coding sequence ATGAGCGAACCGGACACCAAGCGCGCCGGGATCCCGCTCGGATCGATCTTCGGGGTCCCGGTCTCCCTGGCCTGGTCCTGGTTCGTCATCACCGGTGTCGTCGTGCTGCTCTTCGGACCCAGCGTCGCAGGCACCATCCCCGGGCTCGGGGCCATGGCCTACCTGGTGGCCTTCGCCTACGCGGTGCTGCTGGCGGTCTCGGTGCTCATCCACGAACTCGCACACGCCCTGGTCGCCAAGTCCTTCGGCTGGCCCGGGGCGCGGATCACCCTGAACCTGTGGGGCGGGCACACCCAGTTCTCCTCCTTCGATGCCACCCCCGGCCGCTCGCTGGCCGTGGCGATGGCCGGGCCGGCCGCGAACTTCGTGCTTGCCGGGCTCGGCTACTGGCTGCTGCTCTGGGTGCAGCCCACCGGGGTGCTGTACCTGCTGTGGTTCATCCTGGTCTGGGCGAACCTGCTGGTGGCAATCTTCAATGTGCTCCCGGGGCTTCCGCTGGACGGCGGGCGCCTGGTCGAATCGGCCGTCTGGCGCTACACCGGATCCCAGGACCGCGGCACCATCGCCGCCGGCTGGGCCGGGCGCGTGCTGGTGATCCTGGTCGTCGGATACGTCGTGATCGACCCGCTGACCCGCAACCGGCCCCTGGACCTGCAGGTGCTCATCGTCGCGGTGCTGGTCGGCGGCTTCATGTGGGTTGGCGCCTCGCAGGGCATCACCCATGCCAAGCTGCGCCTGCGCCTGCCGCTGGTGAAGGTGCGCGCCCTGATGGAACCGGCCACCGCCATCCGCCAGGACTCGACGCTCGCCCAGGTCGCCGCCCGGCTGGCCAGCCGCGGCGGGCGGGTCATCCTCGTCGACGAGGCCGGCAACCCGGTCGCGGTGATCGACGAGGAGACCCTGGGCTCCATCGACCCGTCGCTGCTGGCCGGGTCCCCGGCATTGTCCGCGGCCCGTGCCCTGGGATCGGGAGCGGTGGTCGATGCCAACGCCGACGGCCGCGCCCTGATCGGGTACCTGGCCACGCTGCAGGGCAGCGAATACGCGGTCATCGACGAATCCCACCGCGTCATCGGGTTGCTTTCCCAGGCGCGCATCGTCGCGGCCATCACCGGCAAGCCGCACTAG
- a CDS encoding FKBP-type peptidyl-prolyl cis-trans isomerase, whose translation MRKVMALVATASLLLVTACGSTTMASSGDTAPLASIKVTPGSDDSSDPTVTFDTPLVATATAAKVLVEGKGEAIKENQNIKFKSIAYKATDASLLGSGFAGEPVTLPTNEEFKAQLPALYETLMQTKVGSWIAMVEPAAEAAATDGASPSASPEAAQAETVVVLKVVSTEEIPPAAPPSKKLGADEVKKLKDAGALPTFEMKDGKPAITIPKGKDAPAGLVVDIVKEGTGKVATATSKVSANYTGVRWEDGKQFDSSYDRGKASDFGLDGVIPGWTQGLTGLKAGTQVMLTIPTDLAYGPDAAAQGAPEGTLVFFVELKEVK comes from the coding sequence GTGCGCAAAGTTATGGCACTCGTTGCAACGGCCTCGTTGCTGCTGGTGACGGCCTGTGGTTCAACCACGATGGCGTCCAGCGGCGACACCGCCCCCCTGGCTTCGATCAAGGTCACCCCGGGTTCGGATGACTCGTCCGATCCCACTGTCACCTTCGACACCCCGCTGGTTGCCACGGCAACCGCCGCCAAGGTCCTCGTCGAGGGCAAGGGCGAGGCGATCAAGGAAAACCAGAACATCAAGTTCAAGTCCATTGCCTACAAGGCAACGGATGCGAGCCTGCTCGGATCGGGCTTCGCCGGCGAACCGGTGACCCTGCCGACCAACGAGGAATTCAAGGCCCAGCTCCCGGCGCTCTACGAGACGCTGATGCAGACCAAGGTCGGCTCCTGGATCGCCATGGTCGAACCTGCAGCCGAAGCAGCGGCCACCGACGGCGCATCGCCTTCGGCAAGCCCGGAAGCGGCCCAGGCCGAAACCGTGGTCGTGCTGAAGGTCGTCTCCACCGAAGAGATCCCCCCGGCCGCACCGCCTTCCAAGAAGCTCGGCGCCGACGAGGTCAAGAAGCTCAAGGACGCCGGAGCGCTGCCGACCTTCGAAATGAAGGACGGCAAGCCGGCCATCACCATCCCGAAGGGCAAGGATGCGCCGGCCGGCCTGGTCGTTGACATCGTCAAGGAGGGCACCGGCAAGGTTGCCACCGCCACCTCGAAGGTCTCGGCCAACTACACCGGGGTGCGCTGGGAAGACGGCAAGCAGTTCGACTCCAGCTACGACCGGGGCAAGGCCTCGGACTTCGGACTCGATGGCGTCATCCCCGGCTGGACCCAGGGCCTGACCGGACTGAAGGCCGGCACCCAGGTCATGCTGACCATCCCGACGGATCTGGCCTACGGACCGGATGCCGCGGCACAGGGAGCCCCCGAGGGCACGCTGGTCTTCTTCGTGGAGCTCAAGGAAGTAAAGTAG